In Cervus elaphus chromosome 5, mCerEla1.1, whole genome shotgun sequence, the following proteins share a genomic window:
- the CCR7 gene encoding C-C chemokine receptor type 7, with product MDLGKPMKNVLVVALLVIFQVCLCQDEVTDDYIGDNTTVDYTLYESVCFKKDVRNFKAWFLPIMYSIICFVGLLGNGLVMLTYIYFKRLKTMTDTYLLNLALADILFLLTLPFWAYSAAKSWVFGVHVCKLIFGIYKVSFFSGMLLLLCISIDRYVAIVQAVSAHRHRARVLLISKLSCLGIWILAMVLSTPELMYSGIQKSSSEQALRCSLVPEHVEALITIQVAQMVVGFLIPLMAMSFCYLVIIRTLLQARNFERNKAIKVIIAVVVVFVAFQLPYNGVVLAQTVANFNITSGTSCELSKQLNIAYDVTYSLACVRCCVNPFLYAFIGVKFRSDLFKLFKDLGCLSQERLRQWSSCRHTRRSSMSVEAETTTTFSP from the coding sequence GTGTGCCTCTGCCAGGATGAGGTCACGGACGATTACATCGGAGACAACACCACGGTGGACTACACGCTGTACGAGTCCGTGTGCTTCAAGAAGGACGTGCGGAACTTCAAAGCCTGGTTCCTGCCGATCATGTACTCCATCATCTGCTTCGTGGGCCTGCTGGGCAACGGGCTGGTCATGCTGACCTACATCTATTTCAAGAGGCTCAAGACCATGACCGACACGTACCTGCTCAACCTGGCCCTGGCGGACATTCTCTTCCTTCTCACCCTCCCCTTCTGGGCCTACAGCGCGGCCAAGTCCTGGGTCTTTGGGGTCCACGTTTGCAAGCTCATCTTTGGCATCTACAAGGTAAGCTTCTTCAGCGGCATGCTCCTGCTGCTATGCATCAGCATCGACCGCTACGTCGCCATCGTCCAGGCCGTCTCGGCCCACCGCCACCGTGCCCGCGTCCTCCTCATCAGCAAGCTCTCCTGCCTGGGCATCTGGATCCTGGCCATGGTGCTCTCCACCCCAGAGCTGATGTACAGCGGGATCCAGAAGAGCAGCAGCGAGCAGGCACTGCGGTGCTCCCTTGTCCCCGAGCACGTGGAGGCCTTGATCACCATCCAGGTGGCCCAGATGGTGGTAGGCTTCCTGATCCCCCTGATGGCCATGAGCTTCTGCTACCTCGTCATCATCCGCACCCTGCTCCAGGCACGCAACTTCGAGCGCAACAAGGCCATCAAGGTGATCATCGCCGTGGTCGTGGTCTTTGTAGCCTTCCAACTGCCCTACAATGGGGTGGTTCTGGCCCAGACGGTGGCCAACTTCAACATCACCAGTGGCACCAGCTGCGAGCTCAGCAAGCAACTCAACATCGCCTACGATGTCACCTACAGCCTGGCCTGCGTCCGCTGCTGTGTCAACCCTTTCTTGTACGCCTTCATCGGCGTCAAGTTCCGCAGCGACCTCTTCAAGCTCTTCAAGGACCTGGGCTGCCTCAGCCAGGAGCGGCTGCGGCAGTGGTCTTCCTGCCGGCACACCCGGCGGTCCTCCATGAGTGTGGAGGCTGAGACCACCACCACCTTCTCCCCATAG